Proteins encoded by one window of Streptomyces sp. NBC_01477:
- a CDS encoding succinate dehydrogenase hydrophobic membrane anchor subunit, whose product MATDITDAVELTGSSVAPYSPQNPAPVIEPPRARTKRTPRSSRTNFEMYGWLFMRLSGVVLVVLVLGHLLIQLVLDGGVQKVGFAFVAGRWASPFWQYWDLAMLWLAMLHGGNGLRTVINDYAEQANTRVWLKTLLFTAVAFTIVLGSLVIFTFDPNIR is encoded by the coding sequence ATGGCCACTGACATCACCGACGCCGTCGAGCTGACCGGCTCCAGCGTCGCCCCGTACAGCCCGCAGAATCCCGCGCCGGTCATCGAGCCGCCGCGGGCCCGCACCAAGCGCACCCCGCGCAGCAGCCGCACCAACTTCGAGATGTACGGCTGGCTGTTCATGCGGCTGTCCGGTGTGGTGCTCGTCGTACTGGTGCTCGGCCACCTGCTGATCCAGCTGGTCCTGGACGGCGGTGTGCAGAAGGTCGGCTTCGCCTTCGTGGCGGGCCGCTGGGCGTCGCCGTTCTGGCAGTACTGGGACCTCGCCATGCTGTGGCTGGCGATGCTGCACGGCGGCAACGGTCTGCGCACCGTCATCAACGACTACGCCGAGCAGGCCAACACCCGCGTCTGGCTCAAGACGCTGCTGTTCACCGCAGTGGCGTTCACCATCGTGCTCGGCTCGCTGGTGATCTTCACCTTCGACCCGAACATCCGCTAA
- a CDS encoding L,D-transpeptidase family protein produces MSTGRNRSRRRVPVVVAAAGAALAMAVLAACGPQDTGADQKPSTTTTAAGTTAPATTGAAPTTAPGTTAPATTAPTRTAAPTTAPPTTKAPTTPPVAPAVMTVGATSSQVRELQARLGQLHLFSQNPTGYYGAVTEHAVSDFQERHGLTSTGSVSQNTWSKLRSLTHQPTHKELYPPVPAKPAGKLDPRCMTGRALCVSKTSRTLSWVIDGKVQATMDVRFGSQYTPTREGLFHVNSKSRDHVSTIYHTSMPFAMFFSGGQAVHYSSDFAARGYAGASHGCVNVRDKAAITKLFDQVRVGDKVVVYW; encoded by the coding sequence ATGTCCACAGGCAGGAACAGGAGCAGACGGCGGGTCCCGGTGGTGGTGGCCGCCGCCGGAGCGGCGCTCGCCATGGCGGTGCTCGCCGCGTGCGGACCGCAGGACACCGGGGCCGACCAGAAGCCGTCGACCACCACGACCGCGGCCGGCACGACCGCACCGGCCACCACCGGCGCGGCCCCGACCACCGCCCCGGGGACGACCGCGCCGGCCACCACCGCGCCCACCCGTACGGCCGCACCGACCACCGCGCCGCCGACCACGAAGGCGCCGACCACGCCTCCGGTCGCGCCCGCGGTGATGACGGTGGGGGCGACCAGCTCCCAGGTGCGCGAGCTCCAGGCCAGGCTCGGCCAGCTGCACCTGTTCTCGCAGAATCCGACCGGCTACTACGGCGCGGTCACCGAGCACGCGGTCAGCGACTTCCAGGAGCGGCACGGCCTGACCTCGACCGGCAGCGTCAGCCAGAACACCTGGTCCAAGCTGCGCTCACTGACCCACCAGCCCACCCACAAGGAGCTCTACCCGCCGGTCCCGGCCAAGCCGGCCGGCAAGCTCGACCCGCGCTGCATGACCGGCCGCGCGCTGTGCGTCAGCAAGACCAGCCGCACCCTGTCGTGGGTCATCGACGGCAAGGTGCAGGCCACCATGGACGTCCGCTTCGGGTCGCAGTACACCCCGACCCGCGAGGGCCTCTTCCATGTGAACTCCAAGAGCCGCGACCACGTCTCGACGATCTACCACACGTCGATGCCGTTCGCGATGTTCTTCAGCGGCGGCCAGGCGGTGCACTACTCGTCCGACTTCGCCGCCCGCGGTTACGCCGGGGCCTCGCACGGCTGCGTCAACGTACGCGACAAGGCCGCGATCACGAAGCTCTTCGACCAGGTGCGGGTCGGCGACAAGGTCGTCGTCTACTGGTGA
- a CDS encoding DUF6716 putative glycosyltransferase: MPERTPGPLRITVIADSDTRWKWGALTARRIDPDARLDARLLRGRATPTPRQLAELGIPADSMAESTAAEILARTHAGTCDVLVLSCVGGTVQALLHGLSRAWEGRARRPVVVTGYVGVVYEKLADGLLLRAGADVVLANSADDARRFRDVYDGVGHPAGAIVETALPFLGGDPYRADDSRPFTVTFAVQPSVPDSRADRLHLLRRAVEHARLHPSREVLVKLRSKPGEHTTHIEEQPYQKLVAALDPPANLRLVYGNMAEVLDRTDLLVTVSSTAALESLHRGIPTVVLTDLGIRESLGNHHFLGSGCYASWDELDDGRMPRASQEWTAEHGVASSAPYAALRGRVRALLDLPELPALSPYYTLRTAPGYLPGILARHGLTPKGEPIDGFTPREAGPVRQAVREFVRNSARTAYRQGVQRVAPTIRRWGQL, encoded by the coding sequence GTGCCAGAACGTACGCCAGGCCCCCTGCGGATCACCGTGATCGCCGACTCGGACACCCGGTGGAAATGGGGCGCGCTGACCGCGCGCCGCATCGACCCCGACGCCCGCCTCGACGCACGGCTGCTCCGCGGCCGGGCCACCCCCACCCCGCGGCAGCTCGCCGAACTCGGCATCCCCGCCGACTCGATGGCCGAGTCGACCGCGGCCGAGATCCTGGCGCGGACCCACGCCGGCACCTGCGACGTACTCGTCCTCTCCTGCGTCGGCGGCACCGTCCAGGCCCTGCTGCACGGCCTGTCCCGCGCGTGGGAAGGCCGCGCCCGCCGCCCGGTCGTCGTCACCGGATACGTCGGCGTGGTCTACGAGAAGCTCGCCGACGGGCTGCTGCTGCGCGCCGGAGCGGATGTCGTCCTGGCCAACAGCGCGGACGACGCCCGGCGGTTCAGGGACGTCTACGACGGGGTCGGCCACCCCGCGGGCGCCATCGTCGAGACCGCGCTGCCCTTCCTCGGCGGCGACCCCTACCGGGCCGACGACAGCCGGCCCTTCACCGTCACCTTCGCCGTACAGCCCTCCGTGCCCGACAGCCGCGCCGACCGGCTGCACCTGCTGCGCCGCGCCGTCGAGCACGCCCGGCTGCACCCGTCGCGCGAGGTGCTGGTCAAGCTGCGCAGCAAGCCGGGCGAGCACACCACCCACATCGAGGAGCAGCCCTACCAGAAGCTGGTCGCCGCCCTCGACCCGCCGGCCAACCTGCGGCTGGTCTACGGCAACATGGCCGAGGTCCTGGACCGCACCGACCTGCTGGTGACGGTCAGCTCCACCGCCGCGCTCGAATCGCTGCACCGCGGCATCCCGACGGTGGTCCTCACCGACCTCGGCATCCGCGAGTCCCTGGGCAACCACCACTTCCTGGGGTCCGGCTGCTACGCCTCGTGGGACGAGCTGGACGACGGGCGCATGCCGCGGGCCTCGCAGGAGTGGACCGCGGAGCACGGCGTCGCGAGCAGTGCCCCCTACGCCGCCCTGCGCGGCCGGGTGCGCGCGCTGCTCGACCTGCCGGAGCTTCCTGCGCTGTCCCCCTACTACACGCTGCGCACCGCGCCGGGCTACCTCCCCGGCATCCTGGCCCGCCACGGCCTCACCCCCAAGGGCGAGCCGATCGACGGCTTCACCCCGCGCGAGGCC
- a CDS encoding 2-oxo-4-hydroxy-4-carboxy-5-ureidoimidazoline decarboxylase — translation MACCGSSRWARRMAAHRPYPTVETLLAAADEAAYDLTPGDLAEALAGEAPTALTDRGGLTVHTALRAAHAHYEAKFGHAFILALDERTAADPGAALDQMLVSLRERLGHDEDEERVATARQLRRLCRARLIRLAGGSGEPGRPAGFAGFGRPDAFRASGASGASGASGGGPTDQSVRAFEAARSPDRAGSITPGPPRGTQAVSRRYDGRGRWTVPGRA, via the coding sequence CTGGCCTGCTGCGGCAGCAGCCGGTGGGCCCGCCGGATGGCCGCGCACCGCCCGTACCCGACCGTCGAGACGCTGCTCGCCGCGGCGGACGAGGCCGCGTACGACCTGACGCCGGGCGATCTCGCCGAGGCGCTGGCCGGCGAGGCGCCCACGGCGTTGACCGACCGGGGCGGCCTGACCGTGCACACCGCGCTGCGCGCCGCCCACGCGCACTACGAGGCCAAGTTCGGCCACGCCTTCATCCTCGCCCTGGACGAGCGCACCGCCGCCGACCCGGGCGCCGCCCTGGACCAGATGCTGGTCAGCCTGCGCGAAAGGCTCGGGCACGACGAGGACGAGGAGCGGGTGGCCACCGCGCGGCAACTGCGCCGGCTCTGCCGGGCCCGGCTGATCCGGCTGGCGGGCGGCAGCGGCGAGCCCGGCCGCCCCGCCGGGTTCGCCGGGTTCGGCCGCCCCGACGCGTTCCGCGCTTCCGGCGCTTCCGGCGCTTCCGGCGCTTCCGGCGGCGGGCCGACGGACCAGTCCGTGCGCGCATTCGAGGCCGCGCGTTCACCCGACCGTGCGGGATCGATCACACCTGGCCCACCCCGCGGTACTCAGGCCGTATCGCGTCGCTACGATGGCCGGGGCCGGTGGACCGTACCCGGCCGGGCGTGA
- a CDS encoding polysialyltransferase family glycosyltransferase — protein sequence MPTTQLFLASTLYGAATLAAAMDAGTIPAAGRRVLVVSNNASVPETQPGPDLAPGFEALRGRFDRLVSWNELIHPQHPGGWLPRTNEIPMWERHVRLLWQLGDDDVELIVESIQVAPALSLAQVFLGAPITVYADGLMSYGPTRNKLGLLVDTRIDRLLHLDLVPGLEPLLLTEFGVPSQVVPSAEFTKVLAEVAEAAGDAVGRDLAAVPRDCALLLGQYLSALGILSTEEEERLHLSMVRGAVALGLRRIVFKPHPTAPAHWTEPLRDEAARLGAELTVLDSPVPAEVVYQRARPALVAGCFSTALLTASVLYGIPVARAGTRLLLDRLAPYQNSNRVPVTIVHALLPDLADAEAVRAWSPPSPERVAAELTPLLRAVGYCMQSQAHPGLRDEAAAWLAANLTADTWPYFKRRRLTSLGLPGAVPARLAFVPRNRTVRRVARRARALKKATLG from the coding sequence ATGCCCACCACCCAGCTCTTCCTCGCGTCCACCCTGTACGGCGCCGCCACGCTGGCCGCCGCGATGGACGCCGGCACCATACCCGCGGCCGGCCGCCGCGTCCTGGTGGTCAGCAACAACGCCTCGGTGCCCGAGACCCAGCCGGGCCCGGACCTGGCGCCGGGCTTCGAGGCGCTGCGCGGCCGTTTCGACCGGCTCGTGTCCTGGAACGAGCTGATCCACCCGCAGCACCCCGGCGGCTGGCTGCCGCGTACCAACGAGATCCCCATGTGGGAGCGGCACGTGCGGCTGCTCTGGCAGCTCGGCGACGACGACGTCGAGCTGATCGTGGAGTCGATCCAGGTCGCCCCCGCGCTGTCCCTCGCGCAGGTCTTCCTGGGCGCCCCGATCACGGTCTACGCCGACGGCCTGATGTCGTACGGCCCGACCCGCAACAAGCTCGGGCTGCTGGTGGACACCAGGATCGACAGGCTGCTGCACCTGGACCTGGTCCCCGGTCTCGAACCGCTGCTGCTCACCGAGTTCGGGGTGCCCTCGCAGGTGGTGCCGAGCGCCGAATTCACCAAGGTGCTGGCCGAGGTCGCGGAGGCGGCCGGTGACGCGGTCGGCCGCGACCTCGCCGCCGTCCCGCGGGACTGCGCCCTGCTGCTCGGCCAGTACCTGTCGGCGCTCGGCATCCTCAGCACCGAGGAGGAGGAGCGGCTGCACCTGTCGATGGTGCGCGGCGCCGTCGCGCTCGGGCTCCGCAGGATCGTCTTCAAGCCGCACCCGACCGCCCCCGCGCACTGGACGGAACCGCTCAGGGACGAAGCCGCCAGGCTGGGAGCCGAGTTGACCGTGCTGGACTCCCCGGTGCCGGCCGAGGTGGTCTACCAGAGGGCGCGTCCGGCGCTGGTGGCCGGCTGCTTCTCCACCGCGCTGCTCACCGCGTCCGTGCTGTACGGCATCCCGGTGGCGCGGGCCGGCACCCGGCTGCTGCTCGACCGCCTGGCGCCGTACCAGAACAGCAACCGGGTGCCGGTCACGATCGTGCACGCACTGCTGCCCGACCTGGCCGACGCCGAAGCGGTACGCGCCTGGTCGCCGCCGTCGCCCGAGCGGGTGGCGGCCGAACTGACACCGCTGCTGCGGGCCGTGGGCTACTGCATGCAGTCCCAGGCGCACCCGGGCCTGCGGGACGAGGCCGCCGCCTGGCTCGCCGCGAACCTGACCGCCGACACCTGGCCGTACTTCAAGCGGCGCCGGCTGACCTCGCTGGGGCTGCCGGGCGCGGTGCCGGCCCGGCTGGCGTTCGTGCCGCGCAACCGCACCGTCCGCCGGGTGGCCCGGCGGGCCCGGGCGCTGAAGAAGGCCACACTCGGCTGA
- a CDS encoding glycosyltransferase family 2 protein codes for MVKLSVIVTFFNVQQFVPDALRSLEANARSDFEFLLMDDGSTDQTPRLLEEGARSLPGARVVRRDHAGVSALRNAGIGAARGDYLTFMDGDDWMAPGYLPQLAGAMDELDVDFLRTDHVKCTGTAREIVRVPHGRRNVVLDPRACILPADRPSLVDYPNLPFGAYHRRTVDRGLLRMPEELRTAEDRLWAWRMHLEAESVAVVGLLGMHYRRSVSTSLTAIGDERQLDFIRSCELAFDLLAKDPEGDRFLPKAVRQFCALTVFHLDQIDRLEPAMARRLKSSCAAALGRLPRDVLNTVLDSMDIERSTKIRRLRWRLPARPDDIDTRDSNGSAVA; via the coding sequence GTGGTCAAGCTCTCCGTCATCGTGACATTTTTCAACGTGCAGCAATTCGTTCCCGACGCGCTACGCAGTCTTGAGGCGAACGCCCGTTCAGATTTCGAGTTCCTGCTCATGGACGACGGGTCGACGGATCAGACGCCCCGCCTGCTGGAGGAGGGAGCGCGCTCGCTGCCGGGTGCCCGCGTGGTGCGGCGGGACCACGCCGGGGTCTCCGCCCTGCGCAACGCGGGCATCGGCGCGGCCAGGGGCGACTACCTCACCTTCATGGACGGCGACGACTGGATGGCCCCGGGCTATCTTCCGCAGCTGGCCGGGGCGATGGACGAGCTGGACGTCGACTTCCTGCGCACCGACCACGTCAAATGCACCGGTACCGCCCGCGAGATCGTGCGGGTGCCGCACGGCCGCCGCAATGTCGTACTCGATCCGCGCGCGTGCATCCTGCCGGCCGACCGGCCCTCGCTCGTGGACTATCCCAATCTCCCCTTCGGCGCGTACCACCGGCGCACGGTCGACCGGGGCCTGCTGCGTATGCCGGAGGAACTGCGCACGGCCGAGGACCGGTTGTGGGCCTGGCGCATGCACCTGGAGGCCGAGTCGGTCGCCGTAGTGGGCCTGCTGGGCATGCACTACCGCCGCAGCGTGTCGACGTCGCTGACCGCGATCGGCGACGAGCGGCAGCTGGACTTCATCCGCTCCTGCGAACTCGCCTTCGACCTGCTGGCCAAGGACCCGGAGGGCGACCGCTTCCTCCCGAAGGCGGTACGCCAGTTCTGCGCGCTCACCGTCTTCCACCTGGACCAGATCGACCGCTTGGAGCCGGCGATGGCCCGGCGCCTGAAGTCCTCCTGCGCGGCGGCGCTCGGCCGGCTGCCCCGGGATGTGCTGAACACCGTGCTCGACTCGATGGACATCGAACGGAGCACGAAGATACGGCGGTTGCGCTGGCGGCTGCCGGCCAGGCCCGACGACATCGACACCCGCGACAGCAACGGATCGGCGGTCGCGTGA
- the sdhC gene encoding succinate dehydrogenase, cytochrome b556 subunit, translated as MPAGTLYRGREGMWSWVAHRVTGVLIFFFLFVHVLDTALVRVSPEDYDKVVATYKTPIVSLLEYGLVAAILFHALNGLRIIAVDYWTQGPRYQKQMLWTVVGLWVLLMVGAIYPVLGHAARVLFGS; from the coding sequence GTGCCGGCTGGAACGCTGTACCGCGGCCGGGAAGGCATGTGGTCGTGGGTGGCTCATCGAGTCACCGGTGTCCTCATCTTCTTCTTCCTGTTCGTACATGTCCTCGACACCGCCCTGGTGCGGGTCTCCCCCGAGGACTACGACAAGGTCGTCGCCACCTACAAGACCCCGATCGTCAGCCTGCTGGAGTACGGCCTGGTCGCCGCGATCCTCTTCCACGCGCTGAACGGCCTGCGGATCATCGCCGTCGACTACTGGACCCAGGGCCCGCGCTACCAGAAGCAGATGCTCTGGACCGTGGTCGGCCTGTGGGTCCTGCTGATGGTCGGCGCGATCTACCCCGTCCTCGGCCACGCCGCTCGAGTCCTGTTCGGGAGCTGA
- a CDS encoding YfhO family protein: MPPAAEAAPAQGNPARTAEEQQPPAGRRGAGGRLLDLAPAAAPLRAGLGAAALACVVFCLGGLLAGSYPLGSHTRNIVDLGNQYLPYHAYWRTMLTGGADGDMFVNWNSGFGTNFLGDFGTYLSSPFDLLVVLFPADRTELALYVITTAKITAAGAAMAVLLLRLRRGPWPVAAVLGAAYALSGWTLDNGASVPMWLDGLLAFPLLCLVGEWARAGRRPVLGPLVVGVAWLANFYTAYMATIGAAVVLVVRLFTADEAGRRRLAGLLHAARAVLIGIGLAAPLVLVIYKATKVADPTPEVVFAPAAWADIAARLLPATTSTATPALFIGTPALALALTLPFNRAVATRVRAGWAAAVCLVALSLNWEPTHLLWHAGASPNGVPYRQTFVLCGLLLIAAWLSTADGLPELPALLGGAAVLAVVTLAAHGRQAIDRWTYPAFAVALLLGALAAAAVLVARRYGVATRALPVAAVALLVLAQGGETAVTGMRVAELQLQEVSWSPRVGPAQQDMAAAVAAKDDWPRSRTDPGDVPGGNDEMLVGGQGAEYYSSLTADDTSWMLSELGFGYYAKGRHTVSLDNPVTDAIFSIGTRMHSVPAAPPRTDELPRATTTATNSAVPPLVTVRAGLRLPDASQRWQDSAFANQEMLLGASVYDPPAPIARADPAAGSATLTTACTPGAQVYFWAPQYKGTAALGGGAPVDFDGRLPAVRGAMKAVGTVPASGEVQVALSFTGHLRLPRQSIGCLVRSRLDAAVRQLTATGATAVHVDGHTLTAQLPPGSTGTAVVAVPRISGWRCAAGDASAKSAQKYLGLIAVPLDGRATSISCTFAPPGLRLGGAVGVAALISLAATGWWYRRTGRRTA; this comes from the coding sequence GTGCCCCCAGCAGCCGAGGCCGCACCCGCCCAGGGCAACCCCGCCAGGACGGCGGAGGAGCAACAGCCACCCGCAGGCCGGCGCGGCGCCGGCGGGCGGCTGCTCGACCTGGCGCCGGCCGCCGCCCCGCTGCGCGCCGGGCTCGGCGCCGCCGCGCTGGCCTGCGTCGTCTTCTGCCTGGGCGGGCTGCTGGCCGGCAGCTATCCGCTCGGCTCGCACACCCGCAACATCGTGGACCTCGGCAATCAGTACCTGCCCTACCACGCCTACTGGCGCACGATGCTGACCGGCGGCGCCGACGGCGACATGTTCGTGAACTGGAACTCCGGTTTCGGCACGAACTTCCTCGGCGACTTCGGCACGTATCTGAGCAGTCCCTTCGACCTGCTGGTGGTGCTCTTCCCCGCCGACAGGACCGAGCTGGCGCTCTACGTCATCACCACGGCGAAGATCACCGCCGCGGGCGCCGCGATGGCGGTGCTGCTGCTGCGGCTGCGCCGCGGGCCGTGGCCGGTCGCGGCGGTGCTGGGGGCGGCGTACGCGCTGTCGGGCTGGACGCTCGACAACGGCGCCTCGGTGCCGATGTGGCTGGACGGCCTGCTGGCCTTCCCGCTGCTGTGCCTGGTCGGCGAGTGGGCGCGGGCCGGACGGCGGCCGGTGCTGGGGCCGCTGGTCGTGGGCGTGGCGTGGCTGGCGAACTTCTACACCGCGTACATGGCCACGATCGGCGCCGCCGTCGTGCTGGTGGTGCGGCTGTTCACCGCCGACGAGGCGGGCCGGCGGCGGCTGGCAGGGCTGCTGCACGCGGCCCGCGCGGTACTGATCGGCATCGGCCTCGCCGCCCCGCTCGTGCTGGTGATCTACAAGGCCACCAAGGTCGCCGACCCCACCCCCGAGGTGGTCTTCGCCCCGGCCGCGTGGGCGGACATCGCCGCCCGGCTGCTGCCCGCGACGACCAGTACGGCCACCCCCGCCCTCTTCATCGGCACCCCGGCGCTCGCCCTGGCGCTGACGCTGCCCTTCAACCGGGCGGTGGCCACCCGGGTACGGGCCGGCTGGGCGGCGGCCGTCTGCCTGGTGGCGCTGTCGCTGAACTGGGAGCCGACCCATCTGCTCTGGCACGCGGGCGCCTCGCCCAACGGGGTGCCCTACCGGCAGACCTTCGTGCTGTGCGGCCTGCTGCTCATCGCCGCCTGGCTGTCCACCGCCGACGGGCTGCCCGAACTGCCCGCGCTGCTCGGCGGGGCGGCCGTGCTGGCCGTCGTCACCCTGGCGGCGCACGGGCGGCAGGCCATCGACCGCTGGACCTACCCCGCCTTCGCCGTCGCCCTGCTGCTCGGGGCACTGGCCGCCGCAGCGGTGCTGGTCGCGCGGCGGTACGGGGTGGCCACCCGGGCGCTGCCGGTGGCGGCCGTCGCCCTGCTGGTGCTCGCCCAGGGCGGCGAGACGGCGGTGACCGGGATGCGGGTCGCCGAGCTGCAGTTGCAGGAGGTGTCCTGGTCGCCGCGGGTCGGCCCGGCGCAGCAGGACATGGCCGCGGCGGTCGCCGCCAAGGACGACTGGCCGCGGTCGCGCACCGATCCCGGTGATGTGCCGGGCGGCAACGACGAGATGCTCGTCGGCGGGCAGGGCGCGGAGTATTACAGCAGCCTGACCGCGGACGACACCTCCTGGATGCTGTCCGAGCTGGGCTTCGGCTACTACGCCAAGGGGCGGCACACCGTCTCCCTCGACAACCCGGTCACCGACGCCATCTTCTCCATCGGCACCCGGATGCACTCCGTCCCGGCCGCTCCGCCGCGCACCGACGAGCTGCCGCGGGCCACCACCACGGCCACCAACTCCGCCGTACCGCCGCTGGTGACCGTACGCGCCGGGCTCCGGCTGCCGGACGCGTCGCAGCGCTGGCAGGACTCGGCCTTCGCCAACCAGGAGATGCTGCTCGGCGCGAGCGTCTACGACCCGCCGGCGCCGATCGCGCGGGCCGACCCCGCCGCGGGCTCGGCCACCTTGACCACGGCCTGCACCCCGGGCGCCCAGGTGTACTTCTGGGCGCCGCAGTACAAGGGGACGGCCGCGCTCGGCGGGGGAGCACCGGTGGACTTCGACGGCCGGCTGCCCGCCGTCCGCGGTGCGATGAAGGCCGTCGGGACCGTGCCCGCGTCGGGCGAGGTGCAGGTCGCGCTGAGCTTCACGGGCCACCTCAGGCTGCCGCGGCAGTCGATCGGCTGCCTGGTCAGGAGCCGGCTGGACGCGGCCGTACGGCAGTTGACGGCGACCGGGGCGACCGCCGTGCACGTCGACGGCCACACCCTCACCGCGCAGCTGCCGCCCGGCAGCACCGGGACGGCCGTGGTCGCGGTGCCGCGCATCAGCGGCTGGCGCTGCGCGGCGGGGGACGCGTCGGCGAAGTCCGCGCAGAAGTACCTGGGCCTGATCGCCGTGCCGCTGGACGGCCGGGCGACCTCGATCAGCTGCACCTTCGCCCCGCCGGGACTGCGGCTCGGCGGGGCGGTCGGGGTGGCCGCGCTGATCAGCCTGGCCGCCACGGGCTGGTGGTACCGGCGCACCGGCCGGCGTACGGCGTGA
- a CDS encoding RNA polymerase sigma factor — protein MFEGVGPDVEVHESLEAAVSAAQRGDEGAFRTVYRAVQPQLLNYVRSLVGPVDAEDVASEAWLQIARDLPNYRGGSGSIRGWAARIARNRALDHIRARSRRPVPGGGVDDLIQLPDRADTAGEALDAVATDRALAAIAALPREQAEAVLLRVVMGLDSTSAARVLGKRAGSVRMATHRGLRRLAEILEYDDGDHGDHADHAHGDHGEYGDGPDAVPERRPADRPHADVTFSASKAL, from the coding sequence GTGTTCGAGGGGGTGGGGCCCGACGTGGAAGTGCACGAGTCTCTGGAGGCCGCCGTCAGCGCGGCGCAGCGGGGCGACGAGGGCGCGTTCCGTACCGTCTACCGGGCTGTCCAGCCGCAGTTGCTGAACTACGTCCGCAGCCTGGTCGGGCCGGTGGACGCCGAGGACGTGGCGTCCGAGGCCTGGTTGCAGATCGCCCGCGACCTGCCCAACTACCGCGGCGGCAGCGGGTCGATACGCGGCTGGGCGGCCAGGATCGCCCGCAACCGCGCGTTGGACCACATCAGGGCGCGCAGCCGGCGGCCGGTGCCGGGCGGCGGGGTGGACGACCTGATCCAGCTGCCGGACCGGGCCGACACGGCGGGCGAGGCGCTGGACGCGGTGGCGACCGACCGGGCGCTGGCCGCCATCGCGGCGCTGCCGCGCGAGCAGGCGGAGGCGGTGCTGCTGCGGGTGGTGATGGGGCTCGATTCGACCAGTGCGGCGCGAGTGCTCGGGAAACGGGCCGGATCGGTGAGAATGGCCACCCACCGCGGACTGCGGCGGCTGGCCGAAATCCTGGAGTACGACGACGGGGACCACGGGGATCACGCGGACCACGCGCACGGGGACCACGGGGAGTACGGCGACGGCCCCGACGCGGTCCCGGAGCGGCGGCCCGCGGACCGTCCGCACGCGGATGTGACGTTTTCCGCGTCCAAGGCGCTGTGA